Proteins from a single region of Sphingopyxis sp. BSN-002:
- a CDS encoding GNAT family N-acetyltransferase, giving the protein MFTAPPTIETDRLRLRPTRFADKDVHIAMWADERVTRFIGGEPRAPDVSWGKFLSSAGLWPVMGFGYWVFADRVSDALIGMGGLSYFCRGIPELEGMPEAGWAFDADHWGAGYATEAMTAALGWADANLDAKEVRCIIDLGNEASERVSAKLGFRRIGESDALGHVVAIYSRPKGG; this is encoded by the coding sequence ATGTTCACCGCGCCCCCGACGATCGAAACCGACCGGCTCCGCCTCCGCCCGACGCGCTTTGCCGACAAGGATGTCCATATCGCGATGTGGGCCGACGAACGCGTCACGCGCTTCATCGGCGGCGAACCACGTGCGCCCGACGTCAGCTGGGGCAAGTTTCTGAGTTCGGCGGGGCTGTGGCCGGTGATGGGCTTCGGTTACTGGGTGTTCGCCGACCGCGTAAGCGATGCGCTGATCGGCATGGGCGGCCTCAGCTATTTCTGCCGCGGCATTCCTGAACTCGAAGGCATGCCCGAGGCGGGCTGGGCGTTCGACGCCGATCATTGGGGCGCCGGCTATGCGACCGAGGCGATGACCGCCGCGCTCGGCTGGGCCGACGCGAACCTCGATGCGAAAGAGGTGCGGTGCATCATCGACCTCGGGAATGAGGCGTCAGAGCGTGTTTCGGCCAAGCTTGGGTTCCGGCGTATCGGGGAAAGCGACGCGCTGGGGCATGTCGTGGCGATCTACAGCCGTCCGAAGGGCGGTTAG
- a CDS encoding metal-dependent hydrolase: protein MSSLSPTPNDLTITPRDVRFGRDDRQGRWWLNGDPIASAFHTALSVTFPKGEAMFIEAVKAHREGVPDKLAREIRAFTQQEVIHSREHVVFNRKAAEAGYDLSELEGDVDEVMGLIKARPPIVNLMATIALEHYTAMMAAVMLKDPKMYAGAEEEWAALWKWHAIEEIEHKGVAYDTWLHATKDWSRFKRWRAKSLMMLLVTTRFWPRRVKGMKALLKQDGLTGWRVTARIWWYLLGSPGVLRRSFLPWLAYFMPGFHPWNHDDRALIKKYESDYADAVMPAQSSAPEFAAAAA, encoded by the coding sequence ATGTCCAGCCTTTCTCCGACGCCGAATGACCTTACGATAACCCCGCGCGACGTCCGTTTCGGGCGTGACGACCGGCAGGGCCGCTGGTGGCTGAACGGCGACCCGATCGCCTCTGCGTTCCACACCGCGCTGTCGGTGACCTTCCCGAAGGGCGAGGCGATGTTCATCGAGGCGGTGAAGGCGCACCGTGAGGGTGTGCCCGACAAGCTGGCGCGCGAGATACGTGCCTTCACCCAGCAGGAAGTGATCCACAGCCGCGAGCATGTCGTCTTCAACCGCAAGGCGGCCGAGGCCGGCTACGACCTTTCGGAACTCGAAGGCGACGTCGACGAGGTGATGGGGCTGATCAAGGCGCGCCCGCCGATCGTCAACCTGATGGCGACGATCGCGCTCGAACATTACACCGCGATGATGGCGGCCGTGATGCTCAAGGACCCGAAGATGTATGCGGGGGCCGAGGAAGAGTGGGCCGCGCTGTGGAAATGGCACGCGATCGAGGAGATCGAGCACAAGGGTGTCGCCTATGACACTTGGCTGCACGCGACGAAGGACTGGAGCCGCTTCAAACGCTGGCGCGCCAAGTCGCTGATGATGCTGCTCGTCACGACGCGCTTCTGGCCGCGCCGCGTCAAGGGCATGAAGGCGCTGCTGAAGCAGGACGGCCTCACCGGCTGGCGCGTAACCGCGCGCATCTGGTGGTATCTGCTCGGCTCGCCCGGCGTGCTCCGCCGCAGCTTCCTGCCCTGGCTCGCCTATTTCATGCCGGGCTTCCACCCGTGGAATCACGACGACCGCGCGCTCATCAAGAAATATGAGAGCGACTATGCCGACGCGGTGATGCCGGCGCAGTCGTCGGCGCCCGAGTTCGCGGCGGCCGCGGCCTGA
- a CDS encoding TetR family transcriptional regulator translates to MAVKKRLSPEESRAAALEAAREILIESGPQAVTLKAVAARVDRTHANLLHHFGSAAGLQQALIEKMAAFITTTIRETVFRQRAGDQNPREVVDLAFDAFDTGGAGALASWMILSGNENALDPILKAIHDLVEELREDHSEDEAPIEDETMQLVLMALGDALFGGPLSRALGVPRSRAREIALESMLSHGIGRRG, encoded by the coding sequence ATAGCAGTCAAAAAGCGGCTGAGCCCGGAGGAGAGCCGCGCCGCCGCGCTCGAGGCAGCCCGCGAAATCCTGATCGAAAGCGGCCCGCAGGCGGTGACGCTCAAAGCCGTCGCCGCGCGTGTCGACCGCACGCACGCCAATCTGCTGCACCATTTCGGCAGCGCTGCAGGACTGCAGCAGGCGCTGATCGAGAAAATGGCGGCCTTCATCACCACGACGATCCGCGAGACGGTGTTCCGCCAGCGCGCGGGCGACCAGAATCCCCGTGAAGTCGTCGACCTCGCCTTCGATGCGTTCGACACCGGCGGCGCGGGGGCGCTAGCGAGCTGGATGATCCTGTCGGGCAACGAAAATGCGCTCGACCCGATCCTGAAGGCGATCCACGACCTCGTCGAGGAGCTGCGCGAAGATCATAGCGAGGACGAAGCGCCTATCGAGGACGAGACGATGCAGCTCGTGCTGATGGCGCTCGGCGACGCGCTGTTCGGCGGCCCGCTGTCGCGCGCGCTCGGCGTCCCGCGCAGCCGCGCCCGCGAAATCGCGCTCGAATCGATGCTGTCGCACGGGATCGGCCGGCGCGGCTGA
- the obgE gene encoding GTPase ObgE produces MHFLDQAKIFIKSGDGGPGAVSFRREKYVEYGGPDGGNGGKGGDIIFEAVAGLNTLIDFRYTQHFKAKRGTPGAGRDRTGAGGPDLIIQVPIGTQILDDDEDRSLLADLTKEGERIHFLRGGDGGRGNASYKTSTNRAPRQHGPGWPGEEAWVWLRLKLLADAGLVGLPNAGKSTFINAVTNAQAKVGAYAFTTLRPQLGVVSHKGHEFVVADIPGLIQGAAEGAGVGDRFLGHIERCRVLLHLVDANDEDVATSYRIVRDELEAYGADLIDKPVIVALNKTDTLDDELIAALSAELEAESGRPVMALSGASGAGIEAVLDKLLEAVGQPEPGADDEDGDEASSDWSPI; encoded by the coding sequence ATGCATTTCCTCGACCAAGCAAAGATTTTCATCAAGTCCGGCGACGGCGGCCCCGGCGCCGTGTCGTTCCGGCGCGAAAAATATGTCGAATATGGCGGCCCCGACGGTGGCAATGGCGGCAAGGGCGGCGACATCATTTTCGAAGCCGTCGCCGGCCTCAACACGCTGATCGACTTTCGTTACACCCAGCATTTCAAAGCGAAGCGCGGCACCCCCGGTGCCGGCCGCGACCGTACCGGCGCGGGCGGCCCAGACCTGATCATCCAGGTGCCGATCGGCACGCAGATCCTCGACGATGACGAGGACCGCAGCCTGCTCGCCGACCTCACCAAAGAGGGCGAACGCATCCATTTCCTGCGCGGCGGCGACGGCGGGCGCGGCAACGCCAGCTACAAGACCTCGACCAACCGCGCGCCGCGCCAGCACGGCCCCGGCTGGCCGGGCGAGGAAGCCTGGGTGTGGCTGCGGCTCAAGCTGCTCGCCGACGCAGGCCTCGTCGGCCTGCCCAACGCCGGCAAATCGACCTTCATCAATGCGGTGACAAATGCGCAGGCCAAGGTCGGCGCCTATGCCTTCACCACGCTGCGCCCGCAGCTCGGGGTCGTGAGCCACAAGGGACATGAGTTCGTCGTCGCCGACATCCCGGGCCTGATCCAGGGCGCTGCCGAAGGCGCCGGGGTCGGCGACCGCTTCCTCGGTCACATCGAACGCTGCCGCGTGCTGCTGCACTTGGTCGACGCGAACGACGAGGATGTCGCGACGAGCTATCGCATCGTCCGCGACGAGCTCGAAGCCTATGGCGCCGACCTGATCGACAAGCCGGTGATCGTCGCGCTCAACAAGACCGACACGCTCGACGACGAACTGATTGCAGCGCTGTCCGCCGAACTCGAAGCCGAAAGCGGCCGTCCGGTAATGGCGCTGTCGGGCGCGAGCGGCGCGGGGATCGAAGCGGTGCTCGACAAGCTGCTCGAAGCGGTGGGCCAGCCCGAACCGGGGGCCGACGACGAGGATGGCGACGAAGCATCGAGCGACTGGTCGCCGATCTGA
- the proB gene encoding glutamate 5-kinase: protein MLFAPASCPRLIVKIGSALLVDPDGAVRRDWLAGIAADIAERTRAGQQVAVVSSGAIALGARRLKLAKGGRASLEDAQAAAATGQIALSHVWAEVLGAEGLTAAQILVTLDDLEHRRRYLNASATLDRLLNLGVVPVINENDSVATEEIRFGDNDRLAARVAQAAGAGGVILLSDIDGLYDRNPALSGANHIAHVERIDGAIEAMADTGSASGMGSGGMVSKISAARIANAAGAHLAIASGHIDRPLSTEGRHTIFVAEKGASARKAWLAGGLTAKGRLTIDAGAAKALRGGASLLAAGVTATSGSFARGDILDIAGPDDRVIARGLSEYTAADAATILGLGRDAQEAALGYAPRAAMVHRDHMVLL, encoded by the coding sequence ATGTTGTTCGCACCCGCCTCCTGCCCTCGGCTGATCGTCAAGATCGGATCGGCGTTGCTCGTCGATCCAGACGGCGCGGTGCGGCGCGACTGGCTTGCCGGGATCGCTGCCGATATCGCCGAACGGACGCGGGCAGGTCAGCAGGTGGCGGTCGTCTCGTCAGGCGCCATCGCACTCGGCGCTCGCCGGCTGAAGCTGGCGAAGGGCGGCCGTGCGAGCCTTGAGGATGCACAAGCTGCCGCCGCCACCGGCCAGATCGCGCTCAGCCATGTCTGGGCCGAAGTGCTCGGTGCCGAAGGACTGACCGCCGCCCAGATCCTCGTCACGCTCGATGACCTCGAACATCGCCGCCGCTACCTCAACGCATCGGCAACGCTCGACCGGCTGCTGAACCTCGGCGTCGTGCCCGTCATCAACGAGAATGACAGCGTCGCGACCGAGGAAATCCGGTTCGGCGACAATGACCGGCTGGCGGCACGCGTCGCGCAGGCAGCCGGCGCGGGCGGGGTGATCCTGCTCTCGGACATCGACGGGCTCTACGACCGGAACCCGGCCCTCTCGGGTGCAAACCATATCGCGCACGTCGAGCGCATCGATGGTGCGATCGAGGCGATGGCCGATACCGGATCGGCGTCAGGCATGGGATCGGGCGGCATGGTGTCGAAGATTTCGGCCGCGCGTATCGCCAATGCCGCAGGCGCGCATCTGGCGATTGCCTCGGGACACATCGACCGCCCGCTCTCGACCGAGGGTCGACATACGATCTTCGTCGCCGAAAAAGGCGCGAGCGCGCGCAAGGCGTGGCTCGCAGGCGGTCTGACCGCAAAAGGCCGGCTGACGATCGATGCGGGCGCGGCAAAGGCGCTGCGCGGCGGCGCGAGCTTGCTCGCTGCGGGCGTCACCGCCACAAGCGGCAGCTTCGCGCGCGGCGACATCCTCGACATTGCAGGCCCCGACGACCGCGTCATCGCGCGCGGCCTGTCCGAATATACCGCGGCCGACGCTGCGACGATCCTCGGGCTCGGCCGCGACGCGCAAGAGGCGGCACTCGGCTACGCTCCTCGCGCTGCGATGGTGCACCGCGACCATATGGTGCTCCTGTGA
- a CDS encoding NAD(P)H-binding protein — protein sequence MTGATGFVGGATLRQAVAAGWHVRALTRRVQEAREGVTWVSGALDNHGSLAELATESDVVLHIAGVVNVPTRADFEAGNATATANVVEAARAAGVRRFVHVSSLAAREPGLSNYGWSKAQAEKVVEQSGLDWTIIRPPAVFGPGDTEMLDLFRMAKRGLALVPPGRMSAIYVDELARLLLAVAADRDTSLGRIYEPDDGTPAGWSYRSFAQAVGLAVERARVSAIPVPPLLLKTAGQLDKLVRRGNAKLTPDRARYIAHPDWVASGGAAPPPGLWKPEVATGEALAATVRWYREQGWL from the coding sequence ATGACCGGCGCGACCGGCTTCGTCGGCGGCGCGACCTTGCGGCAGGCGGTTGCCGCCGGCTGGCACGTCCGCGCCCTCACCCGCCGCGTACAGGAGGCTCGCGAAGGCGTCACGTGGGTATCGGGCGCGCTCGACAACCACGGAAGCCTTGCCGAACTGGCGACGGAAAGCGATGTCGTCCTGCACATCGCCGGCGTCGTGAACGTCCCGACGCGCGCCGATTTCGAGGCGGGCAATGCGACCGCGACCGCGAACGTCGTCGAAGCCGCGCGCGCCGCGGGCGTACGGCGCTTCGTCCATGTCTCGTCGCTCGCCGCGCGCGAACCCGGACTTTCCAACTATGGCTGGTCGAAAGCGCAGGCAGAGAAGGTCGTCGAGCAAAGCGGGCTCGATTGGACGATCATCCGCCCGCCCGCAGTGTTCGGTCCCGGCGATACCGAGATGCTCGACCTGTTCCGCATGGCAAAGCGCGGCCTCGCGCTGGTGCCGCCGGGCCGGATGTCGGCGATCTATGTCGACGAACTCGCACGCCTGCTGCTCGCCGTCGCCGCCGACCGGGACACCAGCCTCGGCCGGATATACGAGCCCGACGACGGCACACCGGCCGGCTGGTCGTACCGCAGCTTTGCGCAGGCGGTCGGCCTTGCCGTCGAACGCGCCCGCGTCTCGGCGATCCCGGTTCCGCCGCTGCTCCTGAAGACCGCCGGACAGCTCGACAAGCTGGTTCGCCGCGGCAACGCCAAACTGACGCCCGACCGCGCGCGCTATATCGCGCATCCCGACTGGGTCGCGAGCGGCGGAGCAGCGCCGCCTCCCGGGCTCTGGAAACCCGAAGTCGCGACCGGCGAAGCGCTGGCTGCGACGGTTCGGTGGTATCGCGAGCAAGGCTGGCTCTGA
- the sppA gene encoding signal peptide peptidase SppA: MTDTTTPQNDPAGPWAIPVRRPLPGDDKPKGGTSFPRKVWNLLVAIKDGLALIFLLLFFAVLFGLLSARPNAALPVTEGALQIDFDGVVTEQPSDVDPFAALSGRDQLREIRTRDVVHALETAATDKRVTSVVLDFDRFLGGGQVSLAEIGAAVDKVRAAKKPVLAFATAYTTDSYQVAAHASEIWADGIGGVAIAGPGGSRLYYKGLMDKLGITAHIYRVGTFKSAVEPFLRSDQSPEAKEADMAYAGALWDSWLTEVKKARPKAKIDPFIADTAGAVKAAGNDLSKAGLDAGLIDKIGGRMAFNARVAEISGTYDDSRPWDYAAIPLENWVAANPPKSDGAAIAVIPVVGEIVDGEAPNGSAGGATVAEHILDAVADSSTKAVVLRVDSPGGSVLASEEIRQALLQAKAKKLPVVVSMANVAASGGYWISTPADRIFAEPETITGSIGVFGILPSFDQALAKIGVNADGIATTPLSGQPDVFGGVNDEFNALAQASVEDIYGRFTGLVAKSRKQPIEKIRTIAEGRVWAGGTARQIGLVDQFGGLSDAMSAAAKLAKIDGAYHARYYEEEPSEFSKMLASWTGAEQEQEASLPRGWFGIAAMNRQLVERRLVQDLTMLTKSGSVQASCLDCRAYLPAVPRAGDREAKGFLGTLALLLK, encoded by the coding sequence ATGACCGACACCACGACCCCGCAGAACGATCCCGCCGGCCCTTGGGCCATTCCCGTCCGCCGCCCGCTTCCCGGCGATGACAAGCCGAAAGGCGGTACCAGCTTTCCGCGCAAGGTCTGGAATTTGCTCGTTGCGATAAAGGACGGTCTCGCGCTGATCTTCCTGCTGCTGTTCTTCGCAGTCCTGTTCGGCCTGCTCTCCGCGCGTCCCAATGCCGCGCTGCCGGTGACCGAAGGCGCGCTGCAGATCGACTTCGACGGCGTCGTCACCGAACAGCCGTCCGACGTCGATCCGTTCGCCGCCCTGTCGGGCCGCGACCAGCTCCGCGAAATCCGGACCCGCGACGTCGTTCACGCGCTCGAGACGGCGGCGACCGACAAGCGCGTCACGTCGGTCGTGCTCGACTTCGACCGCTTCCTTGGCGGCGGGCAGGTATCGCTCGCCGAAATCGGCGCTGCGGTCGACAAGGTGCGCGCGGCCAAGAAGCCCGTCCTCGCCTTTGCCACCGCCTACACGACCGACAGCTATCAGGTGGCGGCGCACGCCAGCGAGATCTGGGCCGACGGCATCGGCGGCGTCGCGATCGCCGGTCCGGGCGGATCGCGCCTCTATTACAAGGGGCTGATGGACAAGCTGGGCATCACCGCGCACATCTATCGCGTCGGGACCTTCAAGAGTGCGGTCGAGCCTTTCCTGCGGAGCGACCAGTCGCCCGAGGCGAAGGAGGCCGACATGGCCTATGCCGGTGCGCTGTGGGACAGCTGGCTGACCGAAGTGAAGAAGGCCCGCCCCAAGGCGAAGATCGATCCCTTTATCGCCGACACCGCCGGCGCGGTGAAAGCCGCGGGCAACGACCTGTCGAAGGCCGGGCTCGACGCCGGGCTGATCGACAAGATCGGTGGCCGCATGGCTTTCAACGCGCGCGTTGCGGAAATCAGCGGCACCTATGACGACAGCCGACCGTGGGACTATGCCGCGATCCCGCTCGAAAACTGGGTCGCAGCCAATCCGCCGAAGAGCGATGGCGCGGCGATTGCCGTCATTCCGGTCGTCGGCGAAATCGTCGACGGCGAAGCGCCGAACGGCAGCGCCGGCGGTGCGACCGTGGCCGAACATATTCTCGACGCCGTGGCCGACAGCAGCACCAAGGCGGTCGTCCTGCGCGTCGACTCGCCCGGCGGATCGGTGCTGGCGTCGGAAGAGATTCGGCAGGCATTACTGCAGGCCAAGGCGAAGAAATTGCCGGTCGTCGTTTCAATGGCGAATGTCGCAGCATCGGGCGGCTACTGGATCTCGACACCTGCCGACCGCATTTTTGCCGAGCCCGAGACGATCACCGGCTCGATCGGCGTGTTCGGCATCCTGCCGAGCTTCGACCAGGCGCTCGCCAAGATCGGGGTCAACGCCGACGGCATCGCGACGACGCCTCTGTCGGGCCAGCCCGACGTGTTCGGCGGCGTGAACGACGAATTCAACGCGCTTGCACAGGCGAGCGTCGAAGACATTTACGGCCGTTTCACCGGGCTTGTCGCCAAGAGCCGCAAACAGCCGATCGAGAAGATCCGCACGATTGCCGAGGGCCGCGTCTGGGCGGGCGGCACGGCGCGGCAGATCGGCCTTGTCGACCAGTTCGGCGGCCTGTCCGATGCCATGTCAGCGGCGGCGAAACTGGCGAAGATCGACGGTGCGTACCACGCCCGATATTATGAGGAAGAACCGAGCGAATTCTCGAAGATGCTCGCTTCGTGGACCGGCGCCGAGCAGGAACAGGAAGCAAGCCTGCCGCGCGGCTGGTTCGGGATTGCGGCGATGAACCGCCAGCTCGTCGAACGACGGCTGGTGCAGGATCTGACGATGCTCACGAAATCGGGTTCGGTGCAGGCGAGCTGCCTCGATTGCCGCGCCTATCTGCCGGCGGTACCGCGGGCGGGCGACAGGGAGGCGAAAGGGTTCCTCGGAACGCTTGCGCTGCTACTCAAGTAA
- a CDS encoding alpha/beta fold hydrolase — protein MTTEQTTANGISITYEDKGPKDAPAILLVMGLGGQLTLWPDEFVDALVAHGFRVIRYDNRDVGLSTRFDAAGVPNLKWMFVKAALKLPVRSAYTLADMAADGMALLDHLGIQRAHIVGASMGGMISQHIAARYPERVLSLTSVMSTTGNPRLPRAQKEAMRVLANRPMSGDTEALIAYSVNAARVIGSPDYPAAEDRLQRRVRSDFERGWYPQGVARQMAAIVADGDRRAMLKSIKAPTLVIHGEADPLVPIAGGRDTAENIPGARLLTIPGMGHDLPLALVDTLADAIADHAKGVALAA, from the coding sequence ATGACGACCGAGCAGACGACGGCGAACGGCATCAGCATCACTTATGAGGACAAGGGGCCGAAGGACGCGCCGGCGATCCTGCTGGTGATGGGACTCGGCGGACAGCTGACTTTGTGGCCCGACGAGTTCGTCGATGCGCTCGTCGCGCACGGCTTTCGCGTCATCCGCTATGACAATCGCGATGTCGGCCTGTCGACGCGCTTTGACGCGGCGGGCGTTCCCAACCTCAAATGGATGTTCGTGAAGGCGGCGCTGAAGCTGCCCGTGCGCAGTGCCTATACGCTCGCCGACATGGCGGCCGACGGCATGGCGCTGCTCGACCATCTCGGTATCCAGCGCGCGCATATCGTCGGCGCCTCGATGGGTGGGATGATCTCGCAGCATATTGCGGCGCGCTATCCCGAGCGGGTGCTGTCGCTGACGTCGGTGATGTCGACGACGGGCAATCCGCGGCTACCGCGCGCGCAAAAGGAAGCGATGCGCGTGCTCGCCAACCGGCCGATGAGCGGCGATACCGAAGCGCTGATCGCTTATTCGGTCAACGCCGCGCGGGTGATCGGCAGCCCCGATTATCCCGCCGCGGAGGATCGGTTGCAGCGCCGCGTGCGGAGCGATTTCGAACGCGGCTGGTATCCGCAGGGCGTTGCACGCCAGATGGCGGCGATCGTCGCCGATGGCGACCGGCGCGCGATGCTGAAGTCGATCAAGGCGCCGACTCTGGTGATTCACGGTGAGGCCGACCCGCTGGTTCCGATCGCGGGCGGACGCGACACCGCCGAGAATATTCCCGGCGCGCGGCTGCTGACGATCCCTGGAATGGGGCATGACCTGCCGCTCGCGCTGGTCGACACGCTCGCCGATGCGATCGCCGATCATGCGAAGGGCGTGGCGCTGGCAGCTTGA
- a CDS encoding oxygenase MpaB family protein: MTAALDTIARQVRDQAITLPDLFGRFDFDRAPERWAPDPEATTELGRVRGIDRDAYLDDADLVARIREYTMLGDRTGDAYAALMPTMGFQRTVAMLVEACDKGVEAVEDAPPELVALIREMEARPDWVDMELVEEGAAYERNATANLAPFLIRGAFIATFLNKYSALPMALTGTLSHATAARRVKETATFFATTALPGALDRFGPGFKAAAMVRLMHSMVRVNVLSRPGMWDADTYGVPIPQLDQMPAGLIPIYFLSQDVLKSGRKSFNRLERGRVELARYRCFLLGLPEDLLADTPEEIVRIWRTRSATLRYEYDDPVCGGLLRATMEAELSNDPSPAGRVKRRLERSVSRVFFVKAFLNGDAERADSVGVPVGRRDHLIYGATMLALAGRMAAYRVASRLPVLRHLADRRLVSRINRQLAGYGRAEFQSDAAHYRPATA, from the coding sequence ATGACCGCTGCGCTCGACACTATCGCCCGCCAGGTCCGCGACCAGGCCATCACCTTGCCCGATCTGTTCGGCCGCTTCGATTTCGATCGCGCGCCCGAACGCTGGGCGCCCGATCCCGAAGCCACGACCGAATTGGGGCGGGTGCGCGGGATCGATCGCGATGCCTATCTGGACGATGCCGATCTTGTGGCGCGCATCCGCGAATATACGATGCTCGGCGACCGGACGGGCGACGCTTATGCCGCGCTGATGCCGACGATGGGCTTCCAGCGGACCGTCGCGATGCTGGTCGAGGCATGCGACAAGGGTGTCGAGGCTGTCGAGGACGCGCCGCCCGAGCTGGTCGCGCTGATCCGCGAGATGGAAGCGAGGCCCGACTGGGTCGATATGGAGCTGGTCGAGGAGGGGGCGGCCTATGAGCGGAACGCGACCGCGAACCTTGCGCCCTTCCTGATCCGCGGCGCCTTTATCGCGACTTTCCTCAACAAATATTCGGCGTTGCCGATGGCGCTCACCGGGACGCTGAGCCACGCAACAGCGGCACGGCGGGTGAAGGAGACTGCAACCTTCTTCGCGACCACGGCTTTGCCGGGCGCGCTCGATCGCTTCGGGCCGGGGTTCAAGGCGGCGGCGATGGTACGGCTGATGCACTCGATGGTGCGCGTCAATGTGCTGTCGCGGCCGGGGATGTGGGACGCCGACACCTATGGCGTGCCGATCCCGCAACTCGATCAGATGCCCGCGGGGTTGATCCCGATCTATTTCCTGTCGCAGGACGTACTCAAGAGCGGGCGCAAGAGTTTCAACCGGCTCGAGCGCGGGCGCGTCGAGCTGGCGCGCTATCGCTGCTTCCTGCTCGGGCTGCCCGAGGATCTGCTCGCCGATACGCCCGAGGAGATCGTCCGCATCTGGCGCACGCGCAGCGCGACGCTGCGCTATGAATATGATGATCCGGTCTGCGGCGGGCTACTCCGCGCGACGATGGAGGCCGAGCTGTCGAACGACCCGTCGCCCGCGGGCCGCGTCAAGCGCCGGCTTGAGCGCTCGGTGAGCCGCGTCTTTTTCGTGAAGGCCTTCCTCAACGGCGATGCCGAGCGCGCCGACAGCGTTGGCGTGCCCGTGGGCCGCCGCGATCATCTGATCTATGGCGCGACGATGCTCGCGCTGGCGGGTCGGATGGCCGCTTACCGCGTCGCTTCGCGGCTGCCGGTGCTGCGCCACCTGGCCGATCGCCGCCTCGTTAGCCGGATCAACCGCCAGCTCGCGGGCTATGGGCGCGCCGAGTTCCAGTCCGACGCCGCGCATTATCGCCCCGCAACGGCTTGA
- a CDS encoding trimeric intracellular cation channel family protein, which yields MPDVDNALIVRLLDLAGIGVFALSGALMAVRLRQTLITACFFALVTGVGGGSVRDLLIGAPVFWVQDSAIAAVCIAIAFIVWVTPERWWQGQLLEWADAVGLAAYAVFGTAKALAWGVPPVPALLMGVITGCVGGTIRDILAGVPSIIVRPEIYVTAAALASGLFLTLLWLGTGTPVAAVAGAGAGFILRGAAIRWSLALPAYRGPRESR from the coding sequence GTGCCCGACGTCGACAATGCGCTGATCGTCCGCCTGCTCGATCTTGCGGGCATCGGCGTCTTTGCGTTGTCGGGTGCCCTGATGGCGGTGCGGCTGCGCCAGACCCTGATCACCGCCTGCTTCTTCGCTCTGGTTACCGGCGTCGGCGGCGGCAGTGTGCGCGACCTGCTGATCGGCGCGCCGGTCTTCTGGGTACAGGATAGTGCGATCGCTGCGGTGTGCATCGCGATCGCCTTTATCGTGTGGGTTACGCCCGAACGCTGGTGGCAGGGGCAATTGCTCGAATGGGCCGACGCGGTCGGGCTTGCCGCTTATGCCGTGTTCGGGACGGCGAAGGCGCTCGCCTGGGGCGTTCCGCCCGTCCCGGCGCTGCTGATGGGCGTGATCACCGGCTGCGTTGGCGGTACGATCCGCGACATATTGGCGGGGGTGCCGTCGATTATCGTACGGCCTGAAATCTATGTCACCGCGGCGGCGCTCGCGTCGGGTCTCTTCCTCACGCTCCTGTGGCTTGGAACGGGAACACCGGTGGCAGCGGTCGCCGGAGCGGGCGCCGGCTTTATTTTGCGCGGTGCAGCAATTCGCTGGTCATTGGCGCTGCCAGCGTATAGGGGCCCCCGCGAATCGCGGTAA